A genomic window from Montipora capricornis isolate CH-2021 chromosome 8, ASM3666992v2, whole genome shotgun sequence includes:
- the LOC138014092 gene encoding protein FAM133-like, with amino-acid sequence MTPTFGITDRPGSAVSVKSPAFLIAELEITTEEQKENADTTIQRDGIMSPRETVVEEAAPEAELLKILDDVRRDQESRCATDAELDSILSGHSPVYDAESRTCKSDMEIEVGKKKKRKAEKSHEGEAQKRNPPKEAWVAMDDKKEGKDKGSEENVKTKKKGKSKGNGLSGDEKENKKDISSEINGDKEETILGEVKLKKKKKVRGEGDIEENESAVGGGGKKKKGMVSAETGEEIGDRNEEQKKKKKKLKGNDGEDPEAAEGKAVDETKEKPKKKKKKKATGGEENVAFEKDTALHQDEETLEKELGSLDELFTEMLELGDVDHVKKKKNKKRKTKMKVAREDDDEQSLVKSGETEESVEKETPKKIYLTSEESEC; translated from the exons ATGACACCAACATTCGGAATCACGGATCGTCCTGGGAGTGCAGTGAGCGTGAAGAGCCCAGCTTTTCTGATCGCTGAGCTCGAAATCACAActgaagaacaaaaagagaaCGCGGATACTACCATTCAAAGAGACGGCATCATGAGTCCAAGAGAAACGGTGGTTGAAGAAGCTGCGCCAGAAGCTGAGCTTTTGAAAATCCTCGACGACGTACGACGGGATCAAGAAAGTCGTTGTGCCACCGATGCTGAGTTGGACAGTATTCTGTCTGGGCACTCGCCAGTTTATGATGCCGAATCGCGTACATGCAAAAGCGATATGGAGATCGAAgttggaaagaaaaagaagaggaaagcaGAGAAAAGTCACGAAGGAGAAGCTCAAAAGAGAAACCCGCCAAAAGAAGCTTGGGTCGCCATGGATGACAAAAAGG AAGGAAAGGATAAAGGCAGCGAAGAGAATGTGAAGAccaaaaagaaagggaaaagtaAAGGAAACGGTTTGTCTggagatgaaaaagaaaacaagaaagatATCTCTTCAGAAATAAACGGCGACAAGGAAGAAACAATCCTCGGTGAggtaaaattgaagaaaaagaagaaagtaaGAGGAGAAGGAGatattgaagaaaatgaatCAGCTGTCGGTGGTggcggaaagaaaaagaaaggaatggTGTCTGCCGAAACTGGTGAAGAAATAGGAGATCGAAACGaagaacagaagaaaaagaagaagaagctgaAAGGAAATGACGGTGAGGATCCAGAAGCCGCCGAGGGGAAAGCCGTCGATGAGACTAaagaaaagccaaaaaaaaaaaagaaaaagaaagcgacAGGTGGAGAAGAAAACGTCGCCTTTGAGAAAGATACGGCACTGCACCAAGATGAAGAAACACTCGAAAAAGAGCTCGGTAGTCTGGACGAGCTGTTCACGGAGATGCTGGAACTTGGAGATGTggatcatgtgaagaagaaaaaaaacaaaaagcgcAAGACGAAGATGAAAGTAGCTCGGGAAGACGATGATGAACAGAGTTTGGTGAAGTCGGGTGAAACGGAAGAAAGCGTGGAAAAGGAGACGCCGAAAAAGATCTATTTGACTAGTGAGGAGAGCGAATGCTAA
- the LOC138014093 gene encoding polycystin-2-like, with the protein MFDFVAGYVQVLPNDLSESLKLVRELEENNWLDRYTRAIFSEFAVYNANINLFCVVTLLFEQLPTGSLTAYPSILTLRLFRYVGGERYFVLTCEIVYLLFCAFFVFKEIRMSIKKGREHLRDPWSILEIVLTLLSLSAVGLYFTRMKFTDDALHFMREDRTGFVSFHYTAFLDEWLKCIIGVIVFLSFLKMFRLLRFNRRMSMLQQVLKRCIGQLVSFMFMFSVAFLAFALLASLVLVSTWQVWNILAKLRIADGHSSGQVYFARNEARQSHHWTNLLLHLHGINGVYSPQHVHIHNQRCLYGSSQRRGKNNRMSTR; encoded by the coding sequence ATGTTCGATTTTGTTGCAGGTTACGTGCAGGTGTTACCCAACGACTTGAGCGAGTCCCTCAAATTAGTTCGAGAGCTTGAAGAAAACAACTGGTTGGATCGTTACACACGAGCCATCTTCTCTGAATTTGCTGTTTACAACGCAAACATTAACCTGTTTTGTGTGGTGACACTTCTGTTTGAACAGCTTCCAACCGGAAGTCTCACTGCATACCCAAGCATCCTCACGCTCCGTCTCTTCCGGTACGTAGGTGGGGAGAGGTACTTCGTGTTAACCTGTGAAATAGTGTATCTCTTGTTCTGTGCCTTCTTTGTGTTCAAAGAGATCAGAATGTCCATCAAGAAAGGAAGGGAGCATTTGAGGGATCCATGGAGTATCCTTGAAATTGTACTTACACTTCTGTCGTTATCTGCGGTGGGTTTGTACTTTACGCGAATGAAGTTCACCGACGATGCCCTGCATTTTATGCGAGAGGACAGGACAGGGTTCGTCAGCTTCCACTACACGGCTTTCTTGGACGAGTGGTTGAAATGCATCATTGGAGTCATCGTCTTCCTCTCATTTCTAAAGATGTTTCGACTTCTGCGCTTTAACCGTCGAATGTCCATGCTACAGCAGGTCCTCAAACGTTGCATTGGCCAGTTGGTATCTTTCATGTTCATGTTCTCGGTGGCGTTTCTGGCGTTTGCACTCCTTGCAAGCCTAGTTTTGGTCAGTACATGGCAGGTTTGGAACATTTTGGCGAAGCTGCGCATCGCTGATGGACACTCTTCTGGGCAAGTTTACTTTGCAAGAAATGAAGCACGCCAATCGCATCATTGGACAAATCTTCTTCTACACTTACACGGTATCAATGGTGTTTATTCTCCTCAACATGTTCATATCCATAATCAACGATGCCTTTACGGAAGTTCGCAGCGACGTGGAAAAAACAATCGAATGAGTACGAGATAG
- the LOC138060703 gene encoding enoyl-CoA delta isomerase 1, mitochondrial-like, giving the protein MASAVAFRVCQVLSKAKVGSLGRQLRCMSALVNAEKQGNIAILELNREPVNSFSLDFLREINAELDKVEVDQDCKGLIVTSGLSKVFSAGLDLVKEVYKPADERRLASFWQEFQGMWLRLYGSRLVTMAAINGHALAGGCVLGLACDYRIMADGPRIGLVETEAGVPPPFWVFDNLAAVVGKSVAEKAVLSSKRYTAEEALSIGLVDKVVPRDKVLEAAKSQMEEWTVFSARTLEITKRVMRRDAVEALESKREEDIKEFVDCITDEEVQKAIGMQIDRITKKK; this is encoded by the exons atggcttCTGCTGTGGCATTCAGAGTTTGCCAAGTTTTGTCAAAAGCCAAAG TGGGAAGCTTGGGCCGTCAGTTGAGATGCATGTCGGCACTTGTGAATGCTGAGAAGCAAGGAAATATTGCTATTCTTGAGCTGAACAGGGAACCTGTCAACAGCTTCAGTCTGGATTTTTTGCGAGAAATAAATGCTGAATTGGACAAAGTGGAAGTTGATCAGGACTGCAAAGGACTCATCGTTACTTCG GGTCTTTCTAAGGTTTTTTCTGCTGGTCTAGACCTGGTGAAGGAAGTATACAAACCAGCAGATGAGAGACGCTTGGCAAGTTTTTGGCAAGAGTTTCAGGGAATGTGGCTTCGTTTGTATGGCTCAAGGCTTGTAACCATGGCTGCAATAAAT GGCCACGCCCTGGCTGGAGGCTGTGTGCTTGGTTTGGCATGCGATTACCGCATCATGGCTGATGGACCCAGAATCGGTCTTGTAGAAACAGAAGCA GGAGTCCCTCCACCTTTCTG GGTTTTCGACAATCTTGCTGCTGTCGTTGGCAAAAGTGTCGCAGAGAAAGCGGTGCTGAGTAGTAAGCGGTATACTGCAGAGGAGGCGTTGTCCATCGGACTGGTGGATAAGGTTGTGCCCAGGGATAAAGTTCTGGAGGCGGCTAAATCGCAAATGGAGGAATGGACTGTGTTTTCAG cgaGAACACTTGAAATCACCAAGAGGGTCATGCGTAGAGATGCTGTGGAGGCACTGGAAAGCAAGCGTGAGGAAGACATCAAGGAATTTGTTGACTGCATAACAGACGAAGAAGTTCAGAAAGCAATCGGAATGCAAATTGATagaataacaaaaaagaaatag